Proteins encoded in a region of the Zea mays cultivar B73 chromosome 4, Zm-B73-REFERENCE-NAM-5.0, whole genome shotgun sequence genome:
- the LOC100191260 gene encoding uncharacterized LOC100191260, with amino-acid sequence MDPMDIVGKSKEDVSLPKSTMVKIIKEMLPPDVRVARDAQDLLVECCVEFINLLSSESNEVCSREEKKTIAPEHVIKALSDLGFREYIEEVYAAYEQHKLETLDSPKAGKFTRIEMTEEEAVAEQQRMFAEARARMNNGAPKPKEPEQEPPQLPQAQPQLQLHTEPQQPMQSQVQLHSQTQHYLQPQLQLHHQPQQLPQVQLHSQPQLQPQVHLHPQPQLPPQLQVHQQLQQPPQVQVHQQPEVQPQEAQLQSSAQQTSQPQPQAQLQSQGHSQAQLQAGLLGQLQTQAQTGPDMDS; translated from the exons CAACAATGGTTAAGATAATTAAGGAGATGCTTCCTCCTGATGTACGAGTGGCAAGAGATGCACAGGATCTTCTTGTTGAATGCTGCGTAG AGTTCATCAATCTCCTTTCGTCTGAATCCAATGAAGTGTGCAGCagagaagagaagaaaacaaTTGCTCCTGAGCATGTTATCAAGGCTCTAAGT GATCTTGGCTTCAGAGAGTACATTGAGGAGGTTTATGCTGCGTATGAACAGCACAAACTCGAGACTCTG GATTCTCCAAAAGCTGGCAAGTTCACTAGGATTGAGATGACAGAGGAAGAAGCTGTTGCTGAGCAACAAAGGATGTTTGCTGAGGCTCGAGCAAGGATGAATAACGGAGCCCCCAAGCCAAAGGAGCCAGAACAAGAACCGCCACAGCTACCACAAGCACAACCCCAACTTCAGCTGCATACTGAACCACAGCAACCCATGCAATCTCAAGTTCAGTTGCATTCGCAAACACAACACTACCTCCAACCTCAACTGCAGCTCCACCATCAGCCACAACAGCTCCCACAAGTGCAGCTGCACTCTCAGCCGCAGCTGCAACCCCAAGTGCATCTGCACCCTCAGCCGCAGTTGCCCCCACAATTGCAGGTCCATCAGCAGCTGCAGCAACCCCCACAAGTGCAGGTCCACCAGCAGCCCGAAGTGCAGCCCCAAGAAGCGCAGTTGCAATCATCAGCCCAGCAAACCTCCCAACCGCAACCTCAGGCACAACTACAATCACAGGGGCACTCACAAGCGCAGCTGCAAGCCGGACTGCTGGGTCAGTTGCAGACACAGGCGCAAACCGGACCTGACATGGATAGTTAG